The Trichosurus vulpecula isolate mTriVul1 chromosome 3, mTriVul1.pri, whole genome shotgun sequence genome includes a window with the following:
- the CSTF1 gene encoding cleavage stimulation factor subunit 1, translating to MYRTKVSLKDRQQLYKLIISQLLYDGYINIANGLINEIKPQSVCAPSEQLLHLIKLGMENDDSAVQYAIGRSDTVAPGTGIDLEFDADVQTMSPEASEYETCYVTSHKGPCRVATYSRDGQLIATGSADASIKILDTERMLAKSAMPIEVMMNETAQQNMENHPVIRTLYDHVDEVTCLAFHPTEQILASGSRDYTLKLFDYSKPSAKRAFKYIQEAEMLRSISFHPSGDFILVGTQHPTLRLYDINTFQCFVSCNPQDQHTDAICSVNYNPSANMYVTGSKDGCIKLWDGVSNRCITTFEKAHDGAEVCSAIFSKNSKYILSSGKDSVAKLWEISTGRTLVRYTGAGLSGRQVHRTQAVFNHTEDYVLLPDERTISLCCWDSRTAERRNLLSLGHNNIVRCIVHSPTNPGFMTCSDDFRARFWYRRSTTD from the exons ATGTACAGGACAAAAGTGAGCTTAAAAGATCGCCAGCAGCTCTATAAATTGATCATCAGCCAACTGCTTTATGATGGTTATATCAACATTGCTAATGGTCTCATCAATGAAATCAAGCCTCAGTCTGTGTGTGCACCCTCTGAACAGCTCCTCCATCTCATCAAACTAG GAATGGAAAATGATGATAGTGCTGTTCAGTATGCAATTGGACGCTCAGATACAGTTGCTCCTGGCACAGGAATTGACCTGGAGTTTGATGCAGATGTTCAGACCATGTCCCCAGAGGCTTCAGAATACGAAACTTGCTATGTTACATCTCATAAAGGACCATGCCGTGTGGCAACTTACAGTAGAGATGGACAGTTAATAGCTACTGGATCTGCTGATGCCTCAATAAAGATACTGGATACAGAACGAATGTTAGCAAAAAGTGCTATGCCAATAGAG GTCATGATGAATGAGACTGCCCAGCAGAATATGGAAAATCATCCTGTTATCAGAACTCTATATGATCATGTGGATGAAGTTACATGTCTAGCCTTCCACCCAACGGAGCAAATTCTAGCATCAGGTTCAAGGGACTATACTCTTAAGTTGTTTGATTATTCCAAACCATCTGCCAAAAGAGCCTTCAAATACATTCAG GAAGCTGAAATGTTGCGTtcaatctcatttcatccttctgGAGACTTCATACTTGTTGGAACCCAACATCCAACCCTTCGACTTTATGATATCAATACATTTCAATGTTTTGTGTCTTGCAACCCTCAAGATCAACACACCGATGCAATATGTTCAGTTAATTATAATCCTAGTGCCAACATGTATGTGACTGGTAGCAAGGATGGCTGCATCAAATTATGGGATGGTGTCTCAAATCGTTGTATTACCACTTTTGAGAAGGCACATGATGGTGCTGAAGTCTGCTCTGCAATTTTTTCCAAAAATTCGAAATACATTCTTTCAAGTGGAAAGGACTCTGTAGCTAAACTATGGGAGATTTCAACTGGACGAACACTAGTCAGATACACAG GTGCTGGTTTGAGTGGACGACAAGTACATCGAACTCAAGCAGTCTTTAACCACACAGAAGATTATGTATTACTTCCTGATGAAAGGACGATTAGTCTTTGCTGCTGGGACTCACGAACAGCTGAACGAAGAAATCTACTTTCCCTGGGGCACAATAATATTGTTCGTTGTATAGTACACTCTCCCACCAACCCCGGCTTCATGACTTGCAGTGATGACTTCAGGGCTCGGTTTTGGTATCGGAGATCAACCACAGATTAG
- the AURKA gene encoding aurora kinase A, with protein sequence MDKSKENSVSGPSSKTTIPLGEGPKRVPVTQLISSQNRLPASSGQAQRVLCSSNTLLVSSQAQKNVSSHKAIQTQQPQKLQPAPVIHPASRPPHSTLNTEQSQTPVSASTPGKGEPPRQKNEETKKRQWALDDFEIGRPLGKGKFGNVYLAREKQSKFILALKVLFKAQLEKAGVEHQLRREVEIQSHLRHPNILRLYGYFHDATRVYLILEYAPRGEVYRELQKLSKFDEQRTATYITELADALSYCHSKKVIHRDIKPENLLLGSDGELKIADFGWSVHAPSSRRTTLCGTLDYLPPEMIEGRMHDEKVDLWSLGVLCYEFLVGKPPFEAETYQETYRSISKVEYKFPDFVTEGARDLISRLLKHNPYQRLTLKELLEHPWITANSSKSPSSRKSKESNSAKS encoded by the exons ATGGACAAATCTAAAGAAAACAGTGTTTCAGGACCTAGCAGCAAG ACAACCATTCCACTTGGGGAAGGTCCAAAACGTGTGCCTGTGACTCAGCTGATTTCTTCTCAGAATCGGTTACCTGCAAGTAGTGGACAAGCTCAGCGAGTCTTATGTTCTTCAAATACTCTTCTAGTTTCTTCCCAGGCACAAAAGAATGTCTCTAGTCATAAAGCAATTCAGACTCAACAGCCACAGAAGTTACAACCAGCACCTGTAATTCATCCTGCCTCAAGACCACCACATAGTACTTTAAACACTGAGCAATCTCAGACGCCAGTGTCTG CAAGCACTCCTGGAAAGGGAGAGCCACCAAGGCAGAAAAACGAGGAAACCAAAAA AAGGCAGTGGGCATTGGATGACTTTGAAATTGGTCGCCCTTTGGGAAAAGGAAAGTTTGGAAATGTTTACTTGGCACGAGAGAAGCAAAGCAAGTTTATCCTGGCACTTAAAGTGCTTTTTAAGGCCCAACTGGAGAAAGCAGGAGTTGAACATCAGTTGAGGCGAGAAGTAGAAATACAGTCTCATCTTAG GCATCCTAATATTCTGAGATTATATGGTTATTTTCATGATGCCACAAGAGTTTACCTAATTCTAGAATATGCACCTCGTGGAGAAGTCTATAGAGAGCTTCAAAAGCTTTCAAAGTTTGATGAACAAAGAACGGCTACT TATATCACAGAGCTGGCAGATGCTTTATCATATTGCCACTCAAAAAAGGTGATTCATCGAGATATTAAGCCAGAGAATTTACTACTTGGATCAGACGGAGAGCTGAAGATTGCAGATTTTGGTTGGTCAGTTCATGCTCCATCATCTAG GAGGACAACTCTTTGTGGCACACTTGACTATCTACCTCCTGAGATGATTGAAGGCAGGATGCATGATGAAAAGGTAGATCTTTGGAGTCTTGGAGTTCTGTGCTATGAATTTCTAGTTGGAAAACCTCCCTTTGAAGCAGAAACATATCAAGAAACCTACAGAAGCATTTCAAAG GTTGAATATAAATTCCCTGACTTTGTAACAGAAGGGGCTAGAGATCTCATTTCAAGACTTCTGAAGCATAATCCTTACCAAAGGCTGACACTAAAGGAACTCCTTGAACATCCTTGGATCACAGCAAATTCTTCAAAATCACCAAGCAGCCGAAAAAGCAAAGAATCAAACAGTGCAAAATCTTAA